A genomic stretch from Merismopedia glauca CCAP 1448/3 includes:
- a CDS encoding phycobilisome rod-core linker polypeptide, producing the protein MSVKASGGSSVARPQLYQTLPVATISQAEQQDRFLQAGELSELASYFRSGALRLQIAEALTRNSELIVSRAANRIFTGGSPMSFLEKPPQEAVSAGVGKPETSSLGTTTFAESRSGFFDNLRTLFSTPGTGPIPAGFRPIGVSRYGPANMQKSLRDLSWFLRYVSYAIVAGDPNILVVNIRGLREIIENACSSDATIVAMLEMKRAALSYIRQDNEAASIVSQYFDVAITEFRAPTPANKLRQRPSSDQQGLALPQIYFNAAERRPKYAMKPGLSAVEKNDAVKAAYRQVFERDITRAYGLGLSDLESKVKNNDISMREFIRRLTKSPLYRQNFFAPFINSRALELAFRHILGRGPSSREEVQKYFSIVSLGGLPALVDALIDSQEYSDYFGEETVPYLRGLGQEAQECRNWGPQQDLFNYSAPFRKVPQFITTFAAYEQPLPDRHPYGSGNDPLEIKFGAIFPKETRNPNTRPAFFGKDTRRILIRQGAGIDNQVSNPKAIGKPPGSLGAKVFKLDQLPGGTGPAKRGLTRSSVSSASSVKFSESSTQAVIRAAYLQVFGREVYEGQRQKVAEIKLENGDITLREFIRALAKSDVFRQMYWSSLYVCKAVEYIHRRLLGRPTYGRSEINKYFDICAKKGFYALVDALIDSPEYSEAFNEDTVPYERYLTPAGVSGRNMRVGALSADTFARLQKEESFRFVELGQVSEARSEVDIQSRNLQGVNKQRQQTKVFKLTNLSDKPAIKILIAAAYRQVFERDIAPYIAKNEFSVLESKLSNGEITVKEFIEGLGLSSLYIKEFYTPYPNTKVIELGTKHFLGRAPKDQAEIRKYNQILATGGIRAFIAAMVNSMEYLQLFNEDTVPYRRFPTLPAANFPNTERLYNQLTKQNKDVVVPSFKPTDSKADVSKMPMMSQSMANIAAESKLVGLARSAGNPQIAVGETVAARRQVARIYRMTPGISSIELEGVINAIYYQVMDVYTSEVPAQFRNLDLEAQLQEGRISVRQFVRVLASSDAYRDRFYTPYPNNKVVEFLYRHLLGRSPASQSEVCEYSDILNDRGLKATVDAIVDSSEYVRFFSEDVVPYQRFPAVNNGKYLGSIQEAEDA; encoded by the coding sequence ATGAGTGTTAAGGCAAGTGGTGGAAGCTCGGTTGCACGCCCGCAACTATATCAAACTTTACCTGTAGCCACAATTTCCCAAGCCGAACAGCAAGATCGCTTTTTACAGGCTGGTGAACTAAGCGAGCTAGCTAGCTACTTCCGTTCGGGTGCTTTACGGCTACAAATCGCAGAAGCTCTAACTCGCAATTCTGAGTTAATCGTCTCGCGTGCTGCTAACCGCATCTTCACAGGTGGTTCTCCCATGTCATTTTTGGAGAAACCCCCACAAGAAGCAGTCAGTGCTGGAGTTGGCAAACCAGAAACTAGCAGTTTGGGAACTACAACTTTTGCCGAAAGTCGTAGTGGTTTTTTTGACAATCTCCGCACCCTATTTTCTACTCCTGGTACAGGTCCAATTCCCGCAGGATTTAGACCAATCGGTGTTTCTCGCTACGGTCCTGCCAATATGCAGAAATCTTTGCGAGACTTATCTTGGTTTTTACGCTATGTCAGCTACGCCATTGTAGCTGGAGATCCTAATATTTTAGTGGTTAATATTAGAGGTCTGCGGGAAATTATCGAAAATGCTTGCTCTAGCGATGCAACTATAGTTGCTATGTTAGAGATGAAGCGCGCAGCTTTGAGTTATATCAGGCAAGATAATGAAGCCGCAAGTATTGTTAGTCAATACTTCGATGTAGCAATTACTGAGTTTAGAGCGCCTACTCCTGCTAACAAACTGCGTCAACGTCCTTCGTCAGACCAGCAAGGTTTAGCATTACCACAAATCTACTTCAATGCTGCTGAACGCCGTCCCAAATATGCTATGAAGCCGGGACTATCCGCAGTGGAAAAAAATGATGCTGTCAAAGCAGCATACAGACAAGTTTTTGAAAGAGATATTACTCGCGCCTATGGTTTGGGACTTTCCGATCTAGAGTCTAAGGTAAAAAATAACGATATCTCCATGCGAGAGTTTATTCGTCGTTTAACCAAATCACCTCTCTATCGTCAGAATTTCTTTGCTCCTTTTATTAACAGCCGCGCTTTAGAATTAGCTTTTCGCCATATCTTAGGTCGCGGTCCTTCTTCTAGAGAAGAAGTGCAAAAATACTTCTCCATCGTTTCTCTAGGGGGTTTGCCAGCATTAGTTGATGCTTTAATAGATTCTCAAGAGTATTCTGATTATTTTGGTGAGGAAACCGTTCCCTACCTACGAGGTCTGGGTCAAGAGGCTCAAGAATGCCGCAATTGGGGGCCACAGCAAGATCTATTTAATTACAGCGCACCATTCCGAAAAGTTCCCCAGTTTATCACCACTTTTGCCGCTTACGAGCAGCCTTTGCCAGATAGACACCCTTATGGTTCTGGGAACGACCCACTGGAAATCAAATTTGGTGCGATCTTCCCCAAAGAAACTCGCAATCCCAACACTCGTCCAGCCTTCTTCGGTAAAGATACTCGCCGGATTTTGATTCGTCAAGGTGCAGGAATCGATAACCAAGTCAGCAATCCCAAAGCGATAGGTAAACCACCAGGATCTTTGGGTGCTAAAGTCTTCAAATTAGATCAACTTCCAGGAGGAACTGGTCCAGCCAAACGCGGTTTGACTAGATCTTCTGTCAGTTCTGCTTCCAGCGTTAAATTCTCTGAAAGCTCTACCCAAGCAGTCATCAGAGCCGCTTATCTACAAGTCTTTGGTAGAGAAGTTTATGAAGGACAACGCCAAAAAGTTGCCGAAATTAAGCTAGAAAATGGTGATATTACGCTCCGCGAGTTTATTCGTGCGCTAGCTAAGTCGGATGTCTTCCGGCAAATGTACTGGTCATCTCTTTACGTTTGTAAAGCAGTCGAGTACATCCACAGAAGATTACTAGGTCGTCCTACCTACGGTAGATCGGAAATTAATAAGTACTTTGATATCTGTGCCAAGAAAGGCTTCTATGCTCTAGTGGATGCTTTAATTGACAGTCCAGAATATTCTGAGGCTTTTAACGAAGATACTGTACCTTACGAACGCTATTTAACTCCAGCAGGTGTCTCTGGCAGAAATATGCGGGTGGGAGCTTTGAGTGCTGATACGTTTGCTCGCCTTCAAAAAGAGGAATCTTTCCGCTTTGTGGAATTGGGTCAAGTTAGCGAAGCTCGTAGCGAAGTTGATATTCAATCTCGCAACCTCCAAGGTGTCAATAAGCAACGTCAGCAAACTAAGGTCTTTAAACTCACCAATCTCAGTGATAAGCCAGCCATTAAGATCTTGATTGCTGCTGCATATCGTCAGGTGTTTGAGCGGGATATTGCTCCTTATATCGCTAAAAACGAATTTAGTGTCTTGGAAAGCAAACTCAGCAATGGGGAAATTACCGTTAAAGAGTTCATTGAAGGATTGGGACTTTCCAGTCTTTATATCAAGGAATTTTACACCCCATATCCCAATACTAAAGTTATTGAATTGGGAACCAAGCATTTCTTGGGACGCGCGCCTAAAGACCAAGCTGAAATTCGTAAATACAACCAAATCCTAGCGACCGGTGGTATTCGCGCTTTTATTGCCGCAATGGTGAATTCGATGGAGTATCTACAATTATTCAACGAAGATACAGTACCCTATCGTCGTTTCCCCACCTTACCCGCAGCTAACTTCCCGAATACGGAACGGTTATACAACCAACTAACCAAGCAAAACAAGGATGTGGTTGTTCCTTCCTTTAAACCGACTGATTCCAAGGCTGATGTCTCTAAAATGCCAATGATGTCTCAAAGTATGGCAAATATAGCGGCAGAATCTAAATTAGTGGGTTTAGCTCGTTCGGCTGGTAATCCTCAAATTGCTGTAGGAGAAACTGTTGCTGCTCGCAGACAAGTAGCACGGATTTACCGGATGACACCAGGTATCTCGTCTATAGAATTAGAAGGAGTAATCAACGCCATTTACTATCAAGTGATGGATGTTTACACCTCAGAAGTGCCAGCACAATTCCGAAATCTGGATTTAGAAGCTCAGTTACAAGAAGGCAGAATTTCGGTTCGCCAGTTTGTTCGGGTTTTAGCTAGTTCGGATGCTTATCGCGATCGCTTCTACACTCCCTATCCCAACAACAAGGTCGTAGAATTTCTCTATCGCCATCTGTTAGGACGCTCACCAGCTAGTCAGTCAGAAGTCTGTGAATATAGCGACATCCTGAATGACCGTGGCTT